One genomic region from Ignavibacteria bacterium encodes:
- a CDS encoding HIT family protein: MNDCIFCRIINREVPAEVVFESDSIIAFLDINPLNYGHVLVVPKIHSNDFLDIPIDLLDELVHVTRKITKAIVDSLSPDGFNIFSNNGKAAGQSVFHFHFHVTPRYKSDNFKFIINLKKYKDGEMSNYAQKIRNQIN, encoded by the coding sequence ATGAACGATTGTATATTTTGCAGGATTATAAATCGTGAAGTTCCGGCAGAGGTTGTGTTCGAGTCGGATTCTATAATTGCTTTTTTAGATATTAATCCATTGAATTATGGTCATGTACTTGTCGTTCCTAAAATTCATTCGAATGATTTTTTAGATATTCCGATTGACCTACTGGACGAACTTGTTCACGTTACTCGAAAAATTACAAAGGCGATTGTCGATTCACTAAGCCCTGATGGATTCAATATCTTTTCGAATAACGGAAAAGCCGCAGGGCAATCGGTATTTCATTTTCACTTTCACGTTACTCCCCGTTACAAATCAGATAATTTCAAATTCATTATCAATCTTAAAAAGTACAAAGATGGAGAGATGAGCAATTACGCTCAGAAGATTCGTAATCAGATCAATTAG